DNA from Paraburkholderia sp. BL10I2N1:
AAGATTCCGCTGCTGCAAGTCCGCTTTGCGTTTCCGCGTCCACCGCATGCGCATGAATATCTCTACCTCTTTCCTGGACCTGTCCAGTTCGACTGTGAACAGACGTTGATGCAGTTCAGCGCGTCTTTCTTCGACATGCCGATTCGTCAGCGCAAGGCGAACCTGCGTAAGTTTCTCGCGCGGGCGCCCGAAGACTGGATCTTTGTGGCGTTCGACGAACAGCTCACGAGCCACCGCGTCAGGGACTATCTGGCCTCCCGGTTACCCGACATGCCGTCAATCGAGGAAGCCGCGCGAGGCCTGCACTGCTCGGTGCGGACGTTGTGCCGCCATCTTGCGGCCGAGGGTGCGGCGTTTCAGACGCTGAAGAACGAATTGCGACGGGATATCGCGATTCAACGTCTCACGGGAACCGAGGACGCGATCGCTGCGATTGCCGGCGATATCGGCTTCGATGATCCGACCGCCTTCCATCGGGCCTTTCGGCACTGGACGGGCAGCACACCTGGCGCGTACCGCCGCGGCACCTGATTCCATTGACAACATCGGGCCTGCACGAGAGGCCGGTGTTGTCGCGCATCGGCCGTGAAAAACGCGCCGCGCCACGGCTACACGACCGGATTGCTCGTATTCCCTGGCCGACTTTGTCAATAGATGGTCCGGTTCGGTCAGCCGGATTCGCCATGTTCGAGGCTACGATGTCCGTCAATCGTTGCCGTGCAGGACCTGGCGTTCCAGTGTCATGGCACCCCTTTAAATTCCACCATTGGGAAGACACAGGATGAGCTATTCCGCGCCCGTCAAGGACATGCTGTTCGCCATTAATGAACTTGCAGGTCTCGAACACGTGTCGACGCTGCCCGGCTTCGAGGACGCGACAGTTGAAACTGCGCAGGCAGTCCTCGAAGAAGCCGCCCGCTTTAATGCCGACGTGCTGGCGCCACTGAATGTCGAAGGAGACAGGAACCCGAGCAGCTGGACGAATGGGGCGGTCACCGCCTCGCCAGGCTTCAAGGAAGCCTTTCAGCAGTTCGCCGAGGGCGGCTGGCAGGGTGTCGTTCACCCCATCGAATATGGCGGCCAGGGGTTGCCGAAACTGCTTGCCACACCGTGCATCGAAATGCTGAATGCCGCGAACCTGTCGCTTGCGCTGTGTCCGTTGTTGACCGACGGCGCGATCGAAGCGCTATTGACCGCGGGCAGCGAGGAGCAGAAGCAACGCTACGTGCCGAAGCTGATCTCTGGCGAGTGGACCGGTACGATGAACCTCACTGAACCGCAGGCCGGTTCCGATCTCGCGCTCGTGCGCACGCGCTGAACCCTACAACGACGGCACATACCGCATTTTCGGAACGAAGATCTTCATCACCTGCGGCGAGCACGATATGGCGGGGAACATCGTGCACCTTGTGCTCGCGCGGATACCGGACGCGCCGGAAGGTGTGAGGGGTATTTCGCTCTTTATCGTCCCGAAGTTCATGATCAACGACGACGGCACGCTTGGCGCGCGCAACGACGTGCAGTGTGCGTCGATCGAGCACAAGCTGGGCATCAAGGCGAGCCCCACTGCGGTGTTGCAATTTGGTGATCACGGAGGCGCAATCGGTTACCTGATCGGCGAGGCCAACCGCGGGCTTGAGTACATGTTCATCATGATGAACGCGGCGCGCTTCGGTGTCGGCGTGCAGGGCATCGCTGTTGCCGATCGCGCGTACCAGAAAGCCGTTGCCTATGCGAAGGAGCGCGTGCAGAGCCGGCCGGTTGACGGTTCGGCTAAGCAGTCAGTGGCGATTATTCAGCATCCCGACGTGCGCCGCATGCTCGCGACGATGCGCGCGTTGACGGAAGGAGCCCGTGCGCTCGCCTACGTCGCTGCTGCCCACAGCGACATCGCGCATCGTCACGCCGACGAGGCGGTGCGAGCCGACCATCAGGCGATCTACGAATATCTGGTGCCAGTCGTGAAGGGTTGGAGTACGGAGCTGTCGATCGACGTCGCGAGCCTGGGCGTACAGGTGCATGGCGGGATGGGTTTCATCGAAGAGACGGGCGCCGCGCAGTACTACCGCGACGCACGCATTCTGACGATCTACGAAGGTACGACCGCGATCCAGGCGAACGACCTGGTCGGACGCAAGACGCTCCGCGACGGCGGCGCGGTCGCCAAGGTGTTGATTGAGCAGACTGACGAAACGCTTGCGGCGTTGTGGGAGCATGCCTCGTACGAGTCCAGCCCAGCGTTCCAGGTGCTTTACCGTCATCTTGCGGCGGGTCGCGTTGCGCTGGCGAACGTCGTCGAGTTTGTGCTCGCCCGAGCCCAGCAGGAACCGAACGTGGTGTTTGCCGGCAGTGTGTCGTATCTGAAGCTGGCTGGCATCGTGCTGGCTGGCCGGCAGTTCGCCCGGGCGCTACTGGTGGCCACGGAGAAGCACAGCGACGATCCGTCGTTCTACGACGCGAAGATCGCGACGGCACACTGTTTCGCGACGCAGGTCCTGCCGCAGGCACTCGCGTTGGAAGCGGCCATCGTCGGCGCGCAGGATGACGTGGGCGTACTGGCGCTGACGGAAGACCAGTTCTGATGCAAGGGGGGATCATGACTGAAGCTCGCCTCATCGAGCAATACGGTCCACGCGAGTCGATGGAATACGACGTCGTGATCGTCGGCGGCGGCCCGGCTGGGCTGTCCGCGGCGATCCGGCTGAAGCAGCTGGCCGCGGAGAAGGGCGTCGAGCTTGGCGTGTGCGTACTGGAAAAAGGCTCGGAGATCGGGGCGCATATCCTCTCGGGCGCGGTGATGGACCCGCGTGCGATCACCGAACTGATTCCCGACTGGAAGGAAAAAGGCGCGCCGCTGACGGTGAACGTGACCGAAGACAGATTCCTGTTCCTGACGGAAACCGGTTCGAAGAGCGTGCCTACCTGGGCGCTGCCGGACAATTTCAAGAATCACGGCAATTACGTGATCAGCCTCGCGAATGTGACGCGCTGGCTGGGTCAGCAGGCTGAGGCGCTGGGTGTCGAGATCTTCCCGGGCTTTCCGGCTGCCGAGATTCTGTACAACGACGATGGTTCGGTCAAAGGCGTCGCGACCGGCAATCTGGGCATCGGCAAGGACGGCGAACCGACCGGGAACTTCCAGCTCGGCATGGAACTGCACGCGAAATACACGCTGTTCTGCGAAGGCGCGCGCGGGCATCTCGGCCGTCAACTGAATGACAAATTCAGGCTGCGCGAAGGCGCCGATCCGCAGGTGTACGGCATCGGCATCAAGGAACTGTGGGAAATCGATCCGTCGAAGCACGAGCCGGGTCTGGTGATGCACACGGCCGGCTGGCCGCTCGAAAACGACACGTATGGCGGCTCGTTCCTCTATCACATGGACAACAACCAGGTGGTGGTGGGCTTCGTGGTCGGCCTCGGCTATTCGAATCCGTATCTGTCGCCGTTCGAGGAATTCCAGCGCTACAAGACCCATCCGGCGATCCGCGCGATTCTCGAAGGCGGCAAGCGGGTGTCGTACGGCGCGCGCGCGATCACCGCGGGCGGCCTGATGTCGCTGCCAAAGCTGGTGTTCCCGGGTGGCGCGCTGGTCGGCGACGACGCGGGCTTCCTCAACGCGTCGCGGATCAAGGGTTCGCACGCGGCGATCAAGACCGGCATGCTCGCGGCCGATGCCGCGTTCGACGCGGTGCGGGCCGGCCGCACCAGTGATGAACTCACCGACTATCCGGAAGCGTTCAAGACGTCGTGGCTCCGTACCGAGCTGTACCGCGCGCGCAATTTCAAGCAGTGGATGAGCAAGGGCCTGTACCTCGGCACGCTGATGGTCGGCATCGAGCAGAAATTGCTGGGCGGCAATGTGCCATGGACGCTGCATCATCAGCATTCCGATCACGAGATGCTGAAGCCCGCCTCGCAGTGCAAGCCGATTACGTATCCAAAGCCGGATGGCAAGCTCACGTTCGATCGTCTGTCGTCGGTGCTTATCTCGAACACGAACCACGAGGAAAACCAGCCGGCGCACCTCACGCTGAAAGATCCGTCGGTGCCGGTCAACGTGAACTGGCAGACCTATGCCGGCCCCGAGTCACGCTACTGCCCGGCTGCCGTCTACGAGTTCGTCAGGAACGACGACGGCAGCGAACGCCTCGTGATCAACGCGCAAAACTGCGTGCACTGCAAGACATGCGATATCAAGGACCCGACGCAGAACATCGTCTGGGTGACGCCTGAGGGCGGTGGCGGTCCAAATTATCCGAATATGTGATCGGCCGACAGCGCTTCGTTTCAAGAAGGGCACAGCAACCAATTCAAGGAGCAACTGATGCAGAGGGAAGTCGTTGTTGTCAGTGGTGTACGCACGGCCGTCGGGAAATTCGGCGGCAGTCTGAAGGATCTGCCACCGACTGAGCTCGGCGCGATCGTCGTGCGCGAGGTGCTGGCGCGCGCGCAGCTCGCAGGCGACCAGGTCGGCCACGTCGTGTTCGGAAATGTGATCGCGACCGAGCCCAAAGACCTCTATCTGGCGCGGGTCGCCGCGCTTAACGGCGGCGTCTCCGAAGCGACGCCGGCCTTTACCGTCAACCGGCTTTGCGGGTCGGGCCTGCAGGCGATCGTCTCTGCTGCGCAAACCATTCTGCTCGGCGACGCGGATGTAGCGATCGGCGGCGGCGCGGAGAACATGAGCCGCGCCCCGTATGTGACGCCCGATGCGCGCTTCGGTGCGCGCATGGGCGACGCCCGCCTGATCGACATGATGCTCGGCGCGCTGAACGATCCATTCCATGCGGTGCCGATGGGGGTCACCGCGGAGAACGTCGCGCAGAAGTACGGCATCACGCGTGACCAGCAAGACGCACTGGCGCTGGAATCGCACCGCCGGGCCACCCGCGCGATCGCCGAGGGACGCTTCAAGGAACAGATCCTCCCGATAACGCAGAAAGTCAAAGGCAAGGAGGTCGTGTTCGATACCGACGAGCATGTGCGTCAGGACGTCGATCTGGCGGAACTCACCGGGCTGCGCCCGGTGTTCCAGAAAGAGAGCGGCACGGTGACGGCTGGCAACGCCTCCGGGATCAACGATGCGGCGGCAGCGGTCCTGATGATGGAGCGCAAGGAGGCTGAAGCGCTCGGACTCAAACCGATGGCACGCCTGGTGTCGTACGCGCATGCGGGAGTCGATCCGCGTTATATGGGCATCGGCCCGGTGCCTGCCACGCGCATCGCGCTGGAGCGGGCCGGCCTCACTATCGGTGACCTTGATGTCATCGAGGCGAACGAGGCGTTTGCCGCGCAGGCGTGTGCGGTGGCGCAGGAGTTGCAGCTCGATGCAGCTAAAGTCAATCCGAACGGCTCGGGCATCTCGCTCGGCCATCCGATCGGCGCGACAGGCGCGCTGATCACGGTCAAGGCGCTTTACGAACTGCAGCGCATCCATGGGCGCTACGCGCTCGTGACGATGTGCATCGGCGGCGGCCAGGGCATCGCGGCCATCTTCGAGAACCTTCAGTGAACGGCACACGAGAACTTGCAGGAGACGACAGATATGGCAATTGAAACGGTAGGAATCGTCGGCGCGGGCACCATGGGCAATGGCATTGCCCAGACTACCGCGGTGTCCGGACTGAAGGTCATGATGATCGATCTTGCCGAGGCGGCGTTGGTGAAGGGAATGGCGACGCTTACGTCCAGCCTCGAGCGGCTCGTCGCGAAAGAAAAAATCGATGCAGCCACGCGCGACGCGGCGCTCGCCCGCATCGAGACCTCGACCGACTATCAGCGCCTTGCGAACGTCGATCTCGTGATCGAGGCCGCCACGGAAAGCACCGAACTGAAGGTGCGCATCCTGAAACAGATCGAAGCCTCAGCTCGTGCCGACACGATCATCGCATCGAACACCTCGTCGATCTCCATCACGGCGCTTGCATCTACGCTGTCAGATGCTTCCCGCTTCGTTGGTATGCATTTCTTTAACCCGGTACCGCTGATGCCGCTGGTGGAGATCATCCGTGGCTTGCAGACGAACGATGCCACTGTGCAGGCGATCCGCGAACTGACGACGCGGTTTGGCAAATCGCCGATCTGCGTCAAGAATGCCCCAGGTTTTGTGGTCAACCGGATTCTGGTGCCGATGATCAACGAAGCGTTCTTCGTGCTTGCAGAGGGCGTTGCCACGGCGGAAGAGATCGACGCCGGCATGCGTCTTGGCGCGAACCACCCGATCGGCCCGCTAGCTCTCGCAGACCTCGTGGGGCTCGATGTCTGCCTGTCCGTGCTAGATGTATTCACGAAGGATTTCGGTGACCCGAAGTACCGCGCGTGCCCCCTGCTGCGCGAATTCGTGGCCGCCGGCCGGCTTGGTCGAAAGACCGGACAAGGTGTCTACGGCTACGACTGAGCAGCGTGTCGACGAGCGAACTGCACTTATTGTGGGCCGCCAGCCTCGTAGGCTGCGCGATATGTGGCGGGGTTGTCGAAGAGGACCCGGCCTT
Protein-coding regions in this window:
- the bktB gene encoding beta-ketothiolase BktB, translated to MQREVVVVSGVRTAVGKFGGSLKDLPPTELGAIVVREVLARAQLAGDQVGHVVFGNVIATEPKDLYLARVAALNGGVSEATPAFTVNRLCGSGLQAIVSAAQTILLGDADVAIGGGAENMSRAPYVTPDARFGARMGDARLIDMMLGALNDPFHAVPMGVTAENVAQKYGITRDQQDALALESHRRATRAIAEGRFKEQILPITQKVKGKEVVFDTDEHVRQDVDLAELTGLRPVFQKESGTVTAGNASGINDAAAAVLMMERKEAEALGLKPMARLVSYAHAGVDPRYMGIGPVPATRIALERAGLTIGDLDVIEANEAFAAQACAVAQELQLDAAKVNPNGSGISLGHPIGATGALITVKALYELQRIHGRYALVTMCIGGGQGIAAIFENLQ
- a CDS encoding AraC family transcriptional regulator, whose product is MHPPGATVPISLVQGFLDGVGAQPDVVDRYLEGASISRALLTESGARVTEAQFATLYRALAIEFDDEMPGIFTRPLRNGTLKFLCLSLLDAPNLETAMHRFGQFMHIVLDDFRFGTRRSALVADVALGQGAAAVSVLGQELMLKLAHGVASWLVGQKIPLLQVRFAFPRPPHAHEYLYLFPGPVQFDCEQTLMQFSASFFDMPIRQRKANLRKFLARAPEDWIFVAFDEQLTSHRVRDYLASRLPDMPSIEEAARGLHCSVRTLCRHLAAEGAAFQTLKNELRRDIAIQRLTGTEDAIAAIAGDIGFDDPTAFHRAFRHWTGSTPGAYRRGT
- a CDS encoding 3-hydroxybutyryl-CoA dehydrogenase, which codes for MAIETVGIVGAGTMGNGIAQTTAVSGLKVMMIDLAEAALVKGMATLTSSLERLVAKEKIDAATRDAALARIETSTDYQRLANVDLVIEAATESTELKVRILKQIEASARADTIIASNTSSISITALASTLSDASRFVGMHFFNPVPLMPLVEIIRGLQTNDATVQAIRELTTRFGKSPICVKNAPGFVVNRILVPMINEAFFVLAEGVATAEEIDAGMRLGANHPIGPLALADLVGLDVCLSVLDVFTKDFGDPKYRACPLLREFVAAGRLGRKTGQGVYGYD
- a CDS encoding electron transfer flavoprotein-ubiquinone oxidoreductase, whose amino-acid sequence is MTEARLIEQYGPRESMEYDVVIVGGGPAGLSAAIRLKQLAAEKGVELGVCVLEKGSEIGAHILSGAVMDPRAITELIPDWKEKGAPLTVNVTEDRFLFLTETGSKSVPTWALPDNFKNHGNYVISLANVTRWLGQQAEALGVEIFPGFPAAEILYNDDGSVKGVATGNLGIGKDGEPTGNFQLGMELHAKYTLFCEGARGHLGRQLNDKFRLREGADPQVYGIGIKELWEIDPSKHEPGLVMHTAGWPLENDTYGGSFLYHMDNNQVVVGFVVGLGYSNPYLSPFEEFQRYKTHPAIRAILEGGKRVSYGARAITAGGLMSLPKLVFPGGALVGDDAGFLNASRIKGSHAAIKTGMLAADAAFDAVRAGRTSDELTDYPEAFKTSWLRTELYRARNFKQWMSKGLYLGTLMVGIEQKLLGGNVPWTLHHQHSDHEMLKPASQCKPITYPKPDGKLTFDRLSSVLISNTNHEENQPAHLTLKDPSVPVNVNWQTYAGPESRYCPAAVYEFVRNDDGSERLVINAQNCVHCKTCDIKDPTQNIVWVTPEGGGGPNYPNM